CGCACTATGACGCTCATGTTAGACAGTTACACATTACTCCAAAAAAAAAAACGACTTCTAGACTTGCATCAGCAAAATCAAAACGATGTTATTTTAACAAAATAATAATCCTCAGAGTAAAACAAGAGTCAGTAAAAGTAAATTTGCTTCCCTCCCCCAAAAGATTCTGAGCCGAATATTATATTTCCCCGAAGAACCACACATCAACCACAACATACACCAGAAATAATCAAAGATGAGATTTAATCGACTACACCCAATTCTATTTGCCGCGGCTATCGGAGCCGCTTCGTCAGCCATAGCTGCCACGGAATATACGGAAACCTTTACCGTGAGCAGTTCATCCACCTTTTCCTCAGTCGGCTGGAACGTATATCTCAAAGCTGACAGCAGTGTTAACGACCTATCCAGCACTGGAGGCAGTAGCATAGCTGAAATATGGAGCACTGACTATGGCTACATAAGGACGCAAAATGAGGTAGGCTATAGCACAACAGATGGCCCCGCGCTCATGTTCACAACGGAGCCCACGTCGGTCCTCGACACAACCAACATTTCAAGTATCAGTAAATTATCCGTTGGCATACGAGCTGACGGCTCCGGAACCGACATCGCTGAGGGACGCTTTGCTATTCAAATAGGCAGCCAGTGGTATGTGTCCGCAATTTCAGCAACTAGCAATTCAAACCTAGGCCCCCCAAGTAGCTCCAACCTCCCGGAAGAGTTCACGACACTTGAAACAGCCGCCCTCTTCGACTTCAGCGACGGCAACAATTGGCACGAACTAACAGTGGCTCTGGGCTCAGAAGGAGAAATTTCAATCGCAGGAAGTGCTACCGGAGGCACGCTTTCAGGTGACGTGACTGCTTTTGGTATATACGCAAAGAACGGCGCGAATGGCGACCACTTTCGCATCGACAACTACACTGTCGTCGTCCCAGAGCCTTCAACCATTATCCTACCTGCACTGGTGGGGATTGGCCTGATGCTTCGCCGCCGACACAACTAAACTGAATCGATGAACACTAAAGCCCGGAGTCGCCCTCCGGGCTTTTTCATGCCACAACAATATAAGACATCTATGAAGTGAGCGTTTCTGCTTTAAACGTAAAACCCCACAATTCCCATCATGCAAAAAATCTCTCGATTCACCCTACTCCTCTTGCTAAGCATAACGCTTGTGCACGCGAAAGAAATTGATGTATATTTAGCCGCAGGACAATCGAATGCCAAAGCCATTTGGGCACAGAGCATTCAATCCGAACTCAGACGTCTATCTAACAACCAAGACTTGCAAGTCGTTCACTCCCATCACCCCGGAAACTGGCTCAACGCTTGGTGGAAAGATGATCAGCCACAAAAGAATTACACAGATAATTACAATGCAGTACAGGCGAAGTTTAAGCAGATTCTGGCCGCGGGTAATACACCAATATTTAAAGGTATTTTTTGGTTTCAAGGCGAAGGCGACACTCGAAGCCCCAGAGACAAGGCGCTCTACAAGGCACGTTTTAAAGCGTATATCCATCGACTTGAAAGC
The nucleotide sequence above comes from Coraliomargarita algicola. Encoded proteins:
- a CDS encoding PEP-CTERM sorting domain-containing protein, producing MRFNRLHPILFAAAIGAASSAIAATEYTETFTVSSSSTFSSVGWNVYLKADSSVNDLSSTGGSSIAEIWSTDYGYIRTQNEVGYSTTDGPALMFTTEPTSVLDTTNISSISKLSVGIRADGSGTDIAEGRFAIQIGSQWYVSAISATSNSNLGPPSSSNLPEEFTTLETAALFDFSDGNNWHELTVALGSEGEISIAGSATGGTLSGDVTAFGIYAKNGANGDHFRIDNYTVVVPEPSTIILPALVGIGLMLRRRHN
- a CDS encoding sialate O-acetylesterase; this translates as MQKISRFTLLLLLSITLVHAKEIDVYLAAGQSNAKAIWAQSIQSELRRLSNNQDLQVVHSHHPGNWLNAWWKDDQPQKNYTDNYNAVQAKFKQILAAGNTPIFKGIFWFQGEGDTRSPRDKALYKARFKAYIHRLESDFQSSEITPVITVIDGNSAPKYDDPKNLAGRTRQDVEGMRKILFELSEEVNGLAVDSRDYKRGDAWHIESSDLIALGQESAQLYYEKFLAPNNTSTDSNQCCN